The Streptomyces sp. NBC_00454 DNA segment CGAACTGCCCGCGACGGCCTCCCAGGAGGACATCGAGGCGGTCGTGCGCGAGCTGAACGACAACCCGGAGTGCACGGGCTACATCGTCCAACTCCCGCTCCCCAAGGGGATCGACACCAACCGCGTCCTGGAGCTGATGGACCCGGCGAAGGACGCCGACGGACTGCACCCGATGTCACTCGGCAGGCTGGTCCTGAACGAGCCGGGCCCGCTGCCCTGTACCCCGTACGGGATCGTCCAGCTGCTGCGCCACCACGGCGTGGAGATCAACGGCGCGCATGTCGTGCTCCTCGGCCGAGGCATCACGGTCGGCCGCTCCATGGGCCTGCTGCTGACCCGCAGGTCGGAGAACGCCACCGTGACGATGTGCCACACCGGCACCCGCGACCTGGCCGCCCAGCTGCGCCAGGCCGACATCATCGTCGCGGCCGCCGGCGTGCCGCACCTGGTCAAGCCGGAGGACGTGAAGCCCGGCGCGGCCGTGCTCGACGTCGGCGTCAGCCGCGACGAGAACGGCAAGATCGTCGGGGACGTGCACCCCGGCGTCGCGGACGTGGCCGGCTGGATCTCCCCGAACCCGGGCGGCGTCGGCCCGATGACCCGGGCCCAGCTCCTCGTCAACGTGGTCGAGGCCGCCGAGCGGATCGTCCCCAGTGCGGGCTGAGCGCCGGTCCTCCGGGGGATCCGGGAGGTCCGGGGATCCCGAGGGATCCGCGGGCTCTACGAAGCCTGCGGCGCCCTCGGGACCGGGGGAGCCGGCCGGACCCGCCGCGGGGCCCACAGGGTCCGCCGCCGGATCCGCCGCGGGGTCCGAAGCCCGATCCGCCGCCGCATCCGAAGCCGCCCTGAAGGCCGCAGCCGGAGCCAAGGCCGAGAAGGCAGAGGCCGAGGCCGGTGCCGCCGCCGGCACCGGCGCTGCGCGCTCCCGCCGCTTCCCCTCCGTCACCCGGGACACCGCCCGCCCCGAGGGCGGCGGCCGGGCCGCACCCGGCGACGCGCCGGCGCCGGCCCGCCAGTGGCCGATGCTGGCGGTCCTGGCCGCGACGGCGGGCGGGCTGCTGGCCACCGCCATGGGCCACCCGCGCCTCGGCTGCCTGATGATCGGCATCGCGCTGATCGCGGCTTCGGTGCTGCGCCGGATACTGCCCTCCGTGGGCATGCTCGCGGTGCGCTCCCGCTTCACGGACATGGTCACGTACGGGCTGCTGGGCGTGGCGATCGTGCTGCTCGCGCTGGTCATGGAGCCCAAGCCGTGGCTGCACCTCCCCTTCCTGGAGAGCGCGGTCCGCTTCACGGTCCGCTGACCACCCTGCCCGCCACTCCGCCCGCCCCGGCGGCCGCCGCCCCGGCCGCCAACGGTGGACTTCGCGATCATTCATGGCGATGCTCGACGTCATGAACGCGATCAAGGTTGTAGTCATCGGAGCGAACGGAACCCTCGGCCGAGCGGTCCAGGAGGCCCTGCGCGGGCGCGGCCACGAGGTCGTCACCGCCTCCCGCAAGGACGCGGACGTCCACGTGGACATCACCGACCCGGAGTCCATCCGGGCCATGTACGACGCGGTGGGCCCCGTGGACGCGGTGGCGGTCGCGGCCGGCAGCGTCCCGTGGAAGCCGCTCGGCGAGCTGACCACCCAGGACGTGCGCGCGGGCCTGGAGGGCAAGGCCGTCTCCCAGATCGAGTTGGTCCGCCAGGGCTCCGTACGGCTGCCCGCGCACGCCTCGTTCACCCTGATCACCGGCATCCTGGCGCGCGAACCCCTGCTGACGGGATCGGTGGCCTCGCTCGTCAACGGCGCGGTGGAGGCCTTCGTACGGGCCGCGGCCATCGAACTCCCCGGCCGGCAGCGGATCAACGCCGTCAGCCCGACCGTCTTCGAGGAGTCCATGGGCATCTACGGGGACACGTTCGCGGGATTCGACGCGGTACCGGTGGCGCGGGCCGCCAACGCCTACGTCAAGTCCGTCGAAGGGCACCGGACCGGGGAGATCTTCCAGGTGTGACAGCCGCACCGGGGCCGCCGCGGCGCCGTCTGGCGGGCGTACGGACAGCCTCCGGCGGGCGTCCGCGCACCACCCGTGTGCCACGCACCACACGGGCCGGGGGATTGGGGTGCTCCAGGGTCGGATAGCCTGACGGCGGATGTCTCTTCACGTCAAGATTTAAGGTCCGGGGAGCGGCGTCCTCCCAGCACATGGGGCAGGGACGCCCCACCGCCAGCTGTCTAACGGAGAAGGCCATGACCCGCACTCCCGTGAATGTCACCGTCACCGGCGCCGCCGGCCAGATCGGCTACGCGCTGCTCTTCCGCATCGCGTCCGGCCACCTGCTCGGCGCGGACGTGCCGGTCAAGCTCCGTCTTCTGGAGATCCCCCAGGGCATGAAGGCCGCCCAGGGCACCGCCATGGAGCTCGACGACTGCGCCTTCCCGCTGCTCGCCGGCATCGACATCTTCGACGACCCGAACAAGGGCTTCGAGGGTGCCAACGTCGCGCTGCTGGTCGGCGCCCGCCCGCGTACCAAGGGCATGGAGCGCGGTGACCTGCTCTCCGCCAACGGCGGCATCTTCAAGCCGCAGGGCGCCGCGATCAACGCGCACGCCGCGGACGACATCAAGGTCCTGGTCGTGGGCAACCCGGCCAACACCAACGCGCTCATCGCGCAGGCCGCCGCCCCGGACGTACCGGCCGAGCGTTTCACCGCGATGACCCGCCTGGACCACAACCGCGCGATCTCGCAGCTGGCCGCCAAGACCGGCGCCGCCGTCTCCGACATCAAGCGCCTGACCATCTGGGGCAACCACTCGGCGACCCAGTACCCGGACATCTTCCACGCGGAGATCGCCGGCAAGAACGCCGCCGAGCTGGTCAACGACCAGGCCTGGCTGTCGGACGACTTCATCCCGACCGTCGCCAAGCGCGGCGCGGCGATCATCGAGGCCCGCGGCGCGTCCTCGGCCGCCTCGGCCGCCAACGCCGCCATCGACCACGTCCACACGTGGGTCAACGGCACCGCGGCGGGCGACTGGACCTCGATGGGCATCCCGTCGGACGGCTCCTACGGCGTGCCGGAGGGCATCATCTCCTCCTTCCCGGTCACCACCAAGGACGGCCGCTACGAGATCGTCCAGGGCCTGGACATCAACGAGTTCTCCCGTGCGCGCATCGACGCGTCCGTGGCGGAGCTCGTCGAGGAGCGCGACGCGGTGCGCGAGCTCGGCCTGATCTGAGCGCATTCAGGCTGAGCGCGTCCTCTGGGCACATCAGTCTGGGCGAACCAGTACGAACACCGAAGCGCCCCGGCCAAACTCGGCCGGGGCGCTTTGGCGTGAATCTTTCTATCGCGGGGTGTAAGGAAAACCTAAGGTCGATCGGTGACCGAGATCCCGAGTCCCCGCCGGCCCGACAACGGTGCCTGGGGTGATCCGCCCGCCGGTCGCCCACCGGTCCACCCCTCCCTCAGCGAAGCGGGCCGTTTCCTGTGCGCGGGCACCTACCTGGACGCCGGATACCGCGACCGGGTCATCGACGAGCTGTACGTCCACGAGGAGCGGGTCGTCGCCCCCTCCTACGGCTACGACGCCTCCCGGGTGCTCGCCCACGCGCTGCGCGCCCGCCGCGCCGAGCTCGGCTGGGCCGCCGGGGTCCTCGGCGCCTGGTTCGTCGGCTCGCTGCTCACCGGCGGCGCCCTCGCCGTGCTGGTCTTCCCGTTCCTGATGCTCAGCCTGGCCGACTGGCTGCGCGGCCGCAGAGTCCCGCTGCTGCGCGCCCTCGCCCTGATCCTGCGCATCTACGTCTGGTGGACGATCGTCCTCATCCTGCTCGCCTTCGGCTTCGGCGGCCTCGCGCTGCTGAGTTCCCTCGGGAACACGGGCGGGGTCCTGGGCCTGCCGTTCACCCCGTCGGGCGGCGCCCTCGCCGGCGGCGCCACCTTCTGGTGGCTGCCCGTGGTCCTCGGCGCCGTGGCCACCGTCGTGGGACTCCAGCGCGGGTACGTCTTCCGCACCATCGCCACCGACCTCAACGCGCAGCGCTACGCCGACCACGCCGGCGACCCGGCCGAAGCCGCCCAGGGCGCCCGCTTCCAGCGCATCCGCCAGCGGATCCGGGCCGAGCAGTTCGCGCCGGTGATCATGTACGACGTCAACGACCCGTTCTGCGGGGCGGGTGATCCCTACATGCCCTGGCAGCTGTCCGTGGAACTGCGCCCGCGCGAGGACCTCGGCCCCGACCACAAGCCGGTCCCGGTCACCAACGCCCATATCCTCGGCAAGGTCGTGCCGCTGCTGGAGCGCCTGCGGGTGCCCTCGCCGCACGGTTCCCCCGAGTCGGCCGCCGCCGTCGGGGACCGGATGCGCGAACTGGTCGTGGACGAGTGCGTGTTCCTGCCCGCCGCCGGACTGCCGCACCGCGACACCGCCCAGGTCGTCCACGGCCAGTACGGCGAACAGCGGGCCGCAGCCATCGAGGAGGGCGGCGAACGACGCCGCCACTTCCTGCGCGTCCGGGTCGGCGGCTGGGACGAGAACCTCGTCGTCACCGTCTTCGTACGGGTCCACACGCAGGGCGGGATGATGATGCTGGAGGTGGCCCCGCACGTGCTGCTCCCCGTCCACGTCACCTTCCACAACGCGGACGCCGACGCCCAGCGCCACCGGAACAACAACGCGTTCGGCAAGGCCGTCTGGGCCGTGCGCAACACTCCCGGCTCCATCGCGGCCTCCGTCGCCACCCTGGGCCGCGGCCTGGTCAGCTGGTGGCGGATCGCCACCGCCGGCCATGGCGGCGCCCGGCCCGAGGGGCCGCGGGTGTCGGTGCGCGACCTGGCCTCCCAGGACAACGGCTCGCTGTTCCACCTCATGGACCTCGACCGCTTCCTGAAGACCATTCAGGACCGGGTCGTCGGGGGGATCGTGCTCGCACTGCACGAGGCGGGCTGGCACACCGAGGAGTTCGCGGCGCGGGCGGTCAACGTGGCCGAGGGCGGCACGTTCATCCAGTCGGTGAACGGCAGCACCTTCAGCGTCGGCGGCAGCAACAACACCAACACCGTCCGCCACGGCGGCGGCAGGAGCAGGGGTAGGGGGAGCAGCGGTGGCAACTGACGACAGCGGTACGGGGACCGGTGCGGGCACGGGCGGGTCCGAGCCGTCCGTCCGGATCGGCGGGATCACCGGCAGCGCCTTCAGTATCGGGGGCAGCAACAACACCAACACCGTCCACCACGGGGACCCGGCGGCCGGAGCCGTCGCACCGGAGGCGCTCCTGGAGGCGGTACTGGAGCTGCGCGCGGCCCTCGTACGGCTGCCGCGCGGCGCGGACCGGACGGCGCTCGACACCGAACTGGACGGGGTCGCCGAGGGGCTGGAGGGGGCGGCGGAGATCCGCCCCGGCCTGGTCACCCGGCTGCGCGGGGCGCTGGAACGCTGGGCCCCGCTGGTGGAATCGGTCAGCGCGGCCACGGCGCTGGCCGGGCTGCTGACCTCGCTGGGAGGCTGAGCCTTGGCCTCGCAGCCGCAGGGCGCACCCCGCTGGGACCCGCAGACCCAGCGCTGGGTCTCGGACGGCCCGGCCCAGGCCCCGGCGCCCGCCCAGGCCCCGGCGCCCGCTCCGGCGCAGGCACCCGCTCCGGCGCAGGCACCCGCTCCGGGTCCGCCGCCCGGCCCCGCCCCGGGCCAGGCGTGGCCGCCGGGCGCACCTTCCGTTCCGCCCGTCCCGCCCGGGTACGCGCCGGTGCATCCCCAGCCCGGAGCCCCGTCGGGTCACCAGCCCCTGCCGCAGTACGACCCGTACCCGGGGTCCGTACCGCCGGGGCCCCCGCGCCCCGACGGGCCGCGCGGCCGGTGGCTGACGCCCACGACGGCGGTGGTCGCGGTGGCCGCGCTCGCGATCGGCGCGGCGGCCGTCTGGTTCGTGGAGCGGGACCGGGGGGACGAGGCCGTGCCCCCGGGGCTCACCGCTTCGAGCGCTCCGCCGGTCTCCGGCGGATCCGATACGCCCACGCCCACCAGTACCGGTACCGGCTCCTCCAGCCCCAGCCCGAGCGCCAGCCCGAGCCCCAGCCCGAGCAGCGGAACCCCGCACGAGACGGTGCGCGACGCGAAGGGCTTCACCGTCGCCGTGCCCGTCGGATGGGTCCGGGAAGAGGCCGCCTCGGGGGTCTTCTACCGCTCGCCCGACCGCGCCTCCCTGGTCCAGATCTTCCAGGTCAGCGAGGCCGACCTGAGCCCCCTCGGAGCCGTCCAGGGCGCCTCCTCGTACCTGCGGGCCCAGACCTCCGGCTACCAGGAGATCCGGGTCGGCCCGGCACCCGGCGCCGCCGGGGCCGGCGAGCTCGTCTACGAGTACGACAGCACGGAATCGCACGGCAGGCGGCGCGGGATCGAACGGGTCTTCGTCGCGCAGGACGGCAAGAAGTGGGCCGTCCTGACGGCCGGCCCGGCCCCCGAGTGGACGCTCACCCAGGAGCACCACGCCGCCGCCCTGGCGGCCTTCCGCCCGGCCGGCTGAGGGGGAGGGGCCGACGCGCGCCGGTCGAACTACTTGCCGTACATCCCCGCCGTGTAGTGGCCCGGGGCCATGCGGTAGGTGACGCCGAAGCGGTTCCAGACGTTGATCGTCGCGATCACGGCGATCAGCTGGGTCAGCTCCTTCTCCTCGAAGTGCTTCGCCGCCTTCTCGAACACCTCGTCCGGCACGAAGCCGTCCGTCAGCACGGTCACGGCCTCGGTCAGCTCGATCGCGGCGAGCTCCTTCTCCGTGTAGAAGTGCCGCGACTCCTCCCAGGCGCCGAGCAGCACGATCCGCTCCACGCTCTCGCCCGCCGCGATGGCGTCCTTCGTGTGCATGTCGAGGCAGAAGGCGCAGTGGTTGAGCTGTGAGGCGCGGATCTTGACGAGCTCGACGAGCGACGGGTCCAGGCCCTTCTTCGCGGCGATCTCCAGGGCCAGGACCGCCTTGTAGATCTCGGGGGAGTTCTGGCCCCAGTTGCCGCGGGGGGCCTGTTCGGCGGCGTGTTCGGTGGTGTGCACGTGAGTGGTCATGCGTCCACCCTATGAAGCAGGCGGCCCGCCGGTATGGTCCATATCCATGACGGAATCCTGGGCCACTTTCGGCGCGGACCTGCACCTGGAGCTGTCCGCGGGGCGCGGTCTGCGGGCCGGGCTGACCGAGGCGCTGCGCGAGGCCGCGCGCAGCGGGCGGCTCGCCCCGGGGACCCGGCTGCCCTCCTCGCGCTCGCTCGCCGCCGATCTGGGGATCGCCCGCAACACCGTCGCCGAGGCGTACGCCGAGCTCGTCGCCGAGGGCTGGCTGACGGCCCGGCAGGGCTCCGGGACCCGGGTCGCGGAACGGGCCCGGGAGCGGCGCAGCGCTCCGGCCGCGCCCGTACGGCGCCCCGTGCGCGCGAGGACCTCGTACAGCCTCTTTCCCGGCACCCCCGACCTGGGCGGCTTCCCGCGCGCGGCCTGGCTGTCGGCGGCCCGCCGGGCGCTGACCGACGCCCCCAACGAGGCCTTCGGGTACGGGGACCCGCGCGGCCGGGTGGAACTGCGCGAGGCCCTGGCCGGATACCTGGCGCGGGCCCGCGGGGTGCACGCGGACCCGGAACGGATCGTGCTGTGCTCCGGGTTCGCGCACGGGGTGATGGTGCTGGCGAAGCTGCTGCGGGCGCGGCGGGTGCGGGAGGTGGCGGTGGAGGGCTACGGGCTCGACGTGCACCGGGACCTGCTGACCGCGGCGGGGCTGCGGACCCGGCCGCTGGAGGTGGACGCGGCGGGCGCGCACACGCAGTCGCTGTCCCCCGCTTCGGGCGCGGTCCTCCTCACCCCGGCGCACCAGTTCCCGACGGGCGCGGCGCTGACCCCCGTGCGCAGGGCGGCGGCGGTGGACTGGGCCCGGTCCACGGGCGGGCTGATCCTGGAGGACGACTACGACGGCGAGTTCCGCTACGACCGCCAGCCGGTGGGCGCGCTGCAGGGGCTGGACCCGGGCCGGGTGGTCTACCTCGGCACGGCGAGCAAGTCCCTGGCGCCGGGGCTGCGCATGGGCTGGATGGTGGTCCCGCCCGCGCTGCTGGACGAGGTGCTCGCGGCGAAGGGCCGGATCGACTGGAGCTCCAGCGCGCTGGACCAGCTGACGCTCGCGGAGTTCATCCGGTCGGGGGCGTACGACCGGCACGTGCGGGGGATGCGGCTGCGGTACCGGCGGCGCCGGGACGAGCTGGTGGCGGCGGTCGGGGACCGGGTGGCGGTCTCCGGGATCGCGGCGGGACTCCACGCGGTCCTGGACCTGCCGCCGGGCGGGGAGCGTGCGGCCCTGCGCGCGGCCGCCTGGCAGGACCTGGGCCTGCAGTCGCTGTCCTGGTTCCGCCACCCGGAGTCGACCGCGGCCCCGCGCGAGGCCCTGGTCGTCGGCTTCGGCACCCCGACCCAGAGCGCCTGGTCCGCGACCTTGGCCGCGCTGGTCGCCGCGCTGCCGTGAGGACGCCTCAGGCCTCCGCCGGCCCGGATTCTTCCGCCGGGGGCTCGCCGAAGCGGGCCAGCGCCAGGGCGCCGGCCACGGAGACCGCGAAGCCGGTGACCGCCAGCCAGGTCAGGCCCTCGCGGGTGCGGTCGCCCAGCCAGGCCACGCCCACCGCCGCCGGGCCGAGGGTCTCGCCCAGCACCATCCCGGCGGTGGCCACCGTCACGGAGCCCCGCTGCAGGGCCGAGGTGAGCAGCAGGAAGGCCGAACCCCCGCCCAGCAGCAGCGCGTACAGCGCCGGGTTGGACAGGGCCGACAGCGAGACCTCGTCGATGAGCCGGACCGCCACCTCCACCACCCCGAAGCCCGTCCCGGCCGCCAGGCCCAGCGTCAGTGCCCGGCTGCGGTCCGGCAGCCCGCCCGCCACGGCTCCGGCCACGAGCACCAGCCCCGCCACCCCCAGCAGCCCCAGCTTCAGCGCGAGCGAGCCGGCCTGGGAGCCCTCCTCTCCCGAGGACAGTCCGAGCATCACCAGCCCCCCGCACACCACCGCCACCGCGGCCCATTCCGTTCCGCTCAGCCGGACCCGCAGCAGCCGCGCCGCGACCACCGCCGTCACCGCGAGGCTGGCGGCGAGGGCGGCGCCCACCGCGTAGATGGGGAGGTGGCGCAGGGCGATGATCTGGAGGACGAAGCCGAGCCCGTCCAGGCCCAGGCCGGCGAGGTAGCGCCACTGGCGCAGCGCCCGTAGGAGCAGGGCGGTGTCGACCCCCGAGCCCGTCCCGGGCTCCGCCGCCCGCGCCGCCACTGCCTGAAGGACCGACGCCGTGCCGAAGCAGACCGCCGCACCGAGCGCGCAAATCATCCCAATGAGCACGAAGCGACTCTAGTGCCGCGGATCAGGGGACGGCCGGATTCCATCGGTCCGGGGACCCGCTCTACTCTGTCGGCAGCACGCCGCTGGGGCCTGTCGTCAAATTGGCGTCGTCGCCCGGAGGGCGGCCCCGCGGCGTCTGGTGCGTGCTCTCGGCGTGCCGGGCGGAAGTCGGCGTACTGGACGTACGAGGGCTTTCGCCCGGTGCGGCGAGAGTGCGTGCCAGGCGTCGCGGGGCAGACGGCAATTTGACGACAGGCCCCAGGGGGAGCAGCAGACATGGACACCAGCAGCGGTACAAAGCAGCGCCGCATGCGTTCCGGCACCGTCGTCCTCGGAGGCGTGGGCCTGCTCGCGGCCACCCTGGTGGCCTGCGGCAACAGCAGCGAACCGGACAGGCGCTGCGTCGACCGGACCACGCTGGACAAGCTGGACGACAAGTACTGCAAGAGCAGCGGCGGCAGCAGCAGCCGGGGCACGTACTACTACGGCGGCTCCGTTCGCAGCGGCAAGGTCTCCGGCGGCAGCTTCGACAAATCGGCCGTCACCCGCGGCGGCATCGGCGGGCACAAGAGCTCCGGCTCCAGCGGCGGCTGACCCGGCTGATCCGGACCGGCCGACCGAGACCCGAGGGAACGCACACCGATGAAGCGCCACACGATCGAGCCCCGCCCCGACTGGCAGAAGACCGTCGAGGAGCAGGGGCTGATCTACCCGCTCACCCGCTACCCCGACGACTCCCTGCGCCCCTACTGGGACGAGAGCGCGTACTACTCCTTCTCGCTGCCCGAGGTGGAGGCGCTGGAGAACGTGGTCGAGGAGCTGCACGCCATGTGCCTGGCGGCGGCGGAGCACATCGTCGAGCACGACCGCTTCGCGGACCTCGGCATCACCGATCCGAAGCTCGCCGCGCTCGTCGCCGAGTCCTGGCGGCGGCGCGCCGAACAGCCCTCGCTCTACGGCCGCTTCGACCTGCGCTACGACGGGGCCGAGGGCAGCCCCGCCAAGATGCTGGAGTACAACGCCGACACCCCGACCTCCCTGGTGGAGGCCGCCAGCCCGCAGTGGTTCTGGATGGAGGAGCGCTTCCCGGGCGCCGACCAGTGGAACTCCCTGCACGAGCGGCTGGTCGAGGCCTGGCGCCGGCAGGCGGAGCTGCTGCCCTACGGCCCGCTGCACTTCGCGCACTCGGAGACCGACGAGCTCGGCGAGGACCTGATGACGGTCGCCTACCTCCGGGAGACCGCCGAGCAGGCCGGCATCGACGCGCGGGCGCTGTCCGTCGAGCGGATCGGCTGGGACGCCCTGTCCGGCCGTTTCGTGGACGAGAAGCTGGGCTTCATCCGCGCGTGCTTCAAGCTCTATCCGTGGGAGTGGCTGGTCACCGACGAGTTCGCCCCGCAGGTGCTGGGCACCTACGACCACGGAGGCGGCTCGGGCACGACCGCCTGGATCGAGCCGCTGTGGAAGATGCTGCTCTCCAACAAGGCACTGCTGGCCATCCTGTGGGAGCTCTTCCCGGAGCACCCGAACCTGCTGCCCGCCTACCTGGACGGCCCGCGCGAGCTGGCGCAGACCGGCGGCTACGTGGCGAAGCCGCTGCTGGGGCGCGAGGGCGCCGGGGTCACCCTGCATCCGGTGGGCGGCGAGGCGTTCGTACCGGAGCCGGACGAGAGCTACGTCTTCCAGGCCCTCGCCCCGCTGCCCGACTTCGACGGCAACCGGGTGGTGCTCGGCGCGTGGGTCGTCGAGGACGAGGCGGCGGGGCTCGGCATCCGCGAATCGGCGGGGCCGGTCACGGACGAGTACGCCCGCTTCCTGCCCCACGTCATCTTGTAGGCACAGCATCCTCTGACGGGAGCCGCTACTCGGTGGCGAGGACCGACCTGAGCTGGTCCAGGCCCCAGTCCAGGTCCTCCTTGCTGATCACCAGCGGCGGTGCGATCCGGATCGTCGACCCGTGCGTGTCCTTGACCAGGACCCCGAGGTCCATCAGCTTCTCGGAGATCTCCCGGCCGGTGCCGCGCGCCGGGTCGATGTCGATGCCCGCCCACAGCCCGCGGCCCCGTACGGCGGTCACCGCACCGCCGCCGACCAGCAGGTTCAGCTCCCGGTG contains these protein-coding regions:
- a CDS encoding DUF3017 domain-containing protein, which encodes MRAERRSSGGSGRSGDPEGSAGSTKPAAPSGPGEPAGPAAGPTGSAAGSAAGSEARSAAASEAALKAAAGAKAEKAEAEAGAAAGTGAARSRRFPSVTRDTARPEGGGRAAPGDAPAPARQWPMLAVLAATAGGLLATAMGHPRLGCLMIGIALIAASVLRRILPSVGMLAVRSRFTDMVTYGLLGVAIVLLALVMEPKPWLHLPFLESAVRFTVR
- a CDS encoding short chain dehydrogenase, encoding MNAIKVVVIGANGTLGRAVQEALRGRGHEVVTASRKDADVHVDITDPESIRAMYDAVGPVDAVAVAAGSVPWKPLGELTTQDVRAGLEGKAVSQIELVRQGSVRLPAHASFTLITGILAREPLLTGSVASLVNGAVEAFVRAAAIELPGRQRINAVSPTVFEESMGIYGDTFAGFDAVPVARAANAYVKSVEGHRTGEIFQV
- a CDS encoding bifunctional methylenetetrahydrofolate dehydrogenase/methenyltetrahydrofolate cyclohydrolase codes for the protein MTAQILDGKATAAAIKSELTARVAALKAQGITPGLGTLLVGDDPGSRWYVNGKHKDCAEVGIASIQRELPATASQEDIEAVVRELNDNPECTGYIVQLPLPKGIDTNRVLELMDPAKDADGLHPMSLGRLVLNEPGPLPCTPYGIVQLLRHHGVEINGAHVVLLGRGITVGRSMGLLLTRRSENATVTMCHTGTRDLAAQLRQADIIVAAAGVPHLVKPEDVKPGAAVLDVGVSRDENGKIVGDVHPGVADVAGWISPNPGGVGPMTRAQLLVNVVEAAERIVPSAG
- a CDS encoding carboxymuconolactone decarboxylase family protein, with translation MTTHVHTTEHAAEQAPRGNWGQNSPEIYKAVLALEIAAKKGLDPSLVELVKIRASQLNHCAFCLDMHTKDAIAAGESVERIVLLGAWEESRHFYTEKELAAIELTEAVTVLTDGFVPDEVFEKAAKHFEEKELTQLIAVIATINVWNRFGVTYRMAPGHYTAGMYGK
- a CDS encoding malate dehydrogenase — its product is MTRTPVNVTVTGAAGQIGYALLFRIASGHLLGADVPVKLRLLEIPQGMKAAQGTAMELDDCAFPLLAGIDIFDDPNKGFEGANVALLVGARPRTKGMERGDLLSANGGIFKPQGAAINAHAADDIKVLVVGNPANTNALIAQAAAPDVPAERFTAMTRLDHNRAISQLAAKTGAAVSDIKRLTIWGNHSATQYPDIFHAEIAGKNAAELVNDQAWLSDDFIPTVAKRGAAIIEARGASSAASAANAAIDHVHTWVNGTAAGDWTSMGIPSDGSYGVPEGIISSFPVTTKDGRYEIVQGLDINEFSRARIDASVAELVEERDAVRELGLI
- a CDS encoding glutathionylspermidine synthase family protein, whose translation is MKRHTIEPRPDWQKTVEEQGLIYPLTRYPDDSLRPYWDESAYYSFSLPEVEALENVVEELHAMCLAAAEHIVEHDRFADLGITDPKLAALVAESWRRRAEQPSLYGRFDLRYDGAEGSPAKMLEYNADTPTSLVEAASPQWFWMEERFPGADQWNSLHERLVEAWRRQAELLPYGPLHFAHSETDELGEDLMTVAYLRETAEQAGIDARALSVERIGWDALSGRFVDEKLGFIRACFKLYPWEWLVTDEFAPQVLGTYDHGGGSGTTAWIEPLWKMLLSNKALLAILWELFPEHPNLLPAYLDGPRELAQTGGYVAKPLLGREGAGVTLHPVGGEAFVPEPDESYVFQALAPLPDFDGNRVVLGAWVVEDEAAGLGIRESAGPVTDEYARFLPHVIL
- a CDS encoding PLP-dependent aminotransferase family protein, giving the protein MTESWATFGADLHLELSAGRGLRAGLTEALREAARSGRLAPGTRLPSSRSLAADLGIARNTVAEAYAELVAEGWLTARQGSGTRVAERARERRSAPAAPVRRPVRARTSYSLFPGTPDLGGFPRAAWLSAARRALTDAPNEAFGYGDPRGRVELREALAGYLARARGVHADPERIVLCSGFAHGVMVLAKLLRARRVREVAVEGYGLDVHRDLLTAAGLRTRPLEVDAAGAHTQSLSPASGAVLLTPAHQFPTGAALTPVRRAAAVDWARSTGGLILEDDYDGEFRYDRQPVGALQGLDPGRVVYLGTASKSLAPGLRMGWMVVPPALLDEVLAAKGRIDWSSSALDQLTLAEFIRSGAYDRHVRGMRLRYRRRRDELVAAVGDRVAVSGIAAGLHAVLDLPPGGERAALRAAAWQDLGLQSLSWFRHPESTAAPREALVVGFGTPTQSAWSATLAALVAALP